In a single window of the Papaver somniferum cultivar HN1 chromosome 8, ASM357369v1, whole genome shotgun sequence genome:
- the LOC113302174 gene encoding uncharacterized protein LOC113302174 isoform X1, whose product MGDSYTSHTFQSNFLQMSNEFMDLRRTWNQINSTPNVPSFVPSETYDNVFRPVPDLTYDLSPIQWEETWSKEPIVSSSGKRVNIKKLFRQYEQLEEEGATEEILQTISRAIHDEVNRHVDMEKSPKKKIPRMMNPWKMLIMKVLLAQLMIIMIILIQKEEVESKNTKVINDKTYVVCESDDDYDFFVNNTLNSEIVNTLNEKSICDEAHKDYDNLLMEDSDFFSDEEDLDIEETDEELLVKSLNDNCDSCDVGESMDFFRSTEDPVMREIMRGLSNPSHESPSNDDPPKLEVVSQRVVNTSFRKIPHLGWNYVLLKFFPNFLFPSIHHMY is encoded by the coding sequence ATGGGGGATAGTTATACTTCTCATACGTTCCAATCTAATTTCTTGCAGATGTCTAATGAATTCATGGATTTGCGACGTACATGGAACCAGATTAACTCAACTCCCAACGTGCCGAGTTTCGTACCAAGTGAAACATATGATAATGTATTTAGACCTGTTCCGGATCTTACTTATGATCTTTCACCCATTCAATGGGAAGAGACATGGTCTAAAGAACCTATTGTGAGTAGTAGCGGAAAACGTGTTAACATAAAGAAACTCTTTAGACAATATGAGCAGTTGGAAGAAGAGGGAGCAACGGAAGAGATTCTTCAAACAATTTCTAGGGCCATACATGATGAGGTTAACCGCCATGTTGATATGGAGAAGAGCCCCAAGAAGAAGATTCCGAGGATGATGAACCCTTGGAAAATGTTGATAATGAAGGTGCTACTAGCTCAACTCATGATCATAATGATCATTCtcattcaaaaggaagaagttgagtctaaAAACACTAAAGTTATTAATGATAAGACTTATGTTGTGTGTGagagcgatgatgattatgacttctttgtgaACAACACCCTTAATTCAGAGATTGTgaatactttgaatgagaagtcCATTTGTGACGAAGCACATAAGGATTACGATAATTTGCTTATGGAAGATTCTGATTTCTTTTCCGATGAGGAGGACTTGGATATagaagaaactgatgaagaatTGCTCGTAAAGAGTTTGAATGATAATTGTGATTCTTGTGATGTAGGAGAATCAATGGACTTTTTCAGAAGTACTGAGGATCCCGTAATGCGTGAGATTAtgcgaggtttgtctaacccttcaCATGAATCTCCatctaatgatgatcctcccaaacttgaagtagtttctcaaagagttgttaatacATCTTTTAGGAAGATACCTCATTTGGGCTggaattatgtgcttctaaagttcTTTCCGAATTTCTTGTTTCCAAGTATCCACCATATGTATTGA
- the LOC113302174 gene encoding uncharacterized protein LOC113302174 isoform X2 has translation MSNEFMDLRRTWNQINSTPNVPSFVPSETYDNVFRPVPDLTYDLSPIQWEETWSKEPIVSSSGKRVNIKKLFRQYEQLEEEGATEEILQTISRAIHDEVNRHVDMEKSPKKKIPRMMNPWKMLIMKVLLAQLMIIMIILIQKEEVESKNTKVINDKTYVVCESDDDYDFFVNNTLNSEIVNTLNEKSICDEAHKDYDNLLMEDSDFFSDEEDLDIEETDEELLVKSLNDNCDSCDVGESMDFFRSTEDPVMREIMRGLSNPSHESPSNDDPPKLEVVSQRVVNTSFRKIPHLGWNYVLLKFFPNFLFPSIHHMY, from the coding sequence ATGTCTAATGAATTCATGGATTTGCGACGTACATGGAACCAGATTAACTCAACTCCCAACGTGCCGAGTTTCGTACCAAGTGAAACATATGATAATGTATTTAGACCTGTTCCGGATCTTACTTATGATCTTTCACCCATTCAATGGGAAGAGACATGGTCTAAAGAACCTATTGTGAGTAGTAGCGGAAAACGTGTTAACATAAAGAAACTCTTTAGACAATATGAGCAGTTGGAAGAAGAGGGAGCAACGGAAGAGATTCTTCAAACAATTTCTAGGGCCATACATGATGAGGTTAACCGCCATGTTGATATGGAGAAGAGCCCCAAGAAGAAGATTCCGAGGATGATGAACCCTTGGAAAATGTTGATAATGAAGGTGCTACTAGCTCAACTCATGATCATAATGATCATTCtcattcaaaaggaagaagttgagtctaaAAACACTAAAGTTATTAATGATAAGACTTATGTTGTGTGTGagagcgatgatgattatgacttctttgtgaACAACACCCTTAATTCAGAGATTGTgaatactttgaatgagaagtcCATTTGTGACGAAGCACATAAGGATTACGATAATTTGCTTATGGAAGATTCTGATTTCTTTTCCGATGAGGAGGACTTGGATATagaagaaactgatgaagaatTGCTCGTAAAGAGTTTGAATGATAATTGTGATTCTTGTGATGTAGGAGAATCAATGGACTTTTTCAGAAGTACTGAGGATCCCGTAATGCGTGAGATTAtgcgaggtttgtctaacccttcaCATGAATCTCCatctaatgatgatcctcccaaacttgaagtagtttctcaaagagttgttaatacATCTTTTAGGAAGATACCTCATTTGGGCTggaattatgtgcttctaaagttcTTTCCGAATTTCTTGTTTCCAAGTATCCACCATATGTATTGA